The Esox lucius isolate fEsoLuc1 chromosome 5, fEsoLuc1.pri, whole genome shotgun sequence genome includes a region encoding these proteins:
- the csnk1e gene encoding casein kinase I encodes MELRVGNKYRLGRKIGSGSFGDIYLGANIATGEEVAIKLECVKTKHPQLHIESKFYKMMQGGVGIPTIKWCGAEGDYNVMVMELLGPSLEDLFNFCSRKFSLKTVLLLADQMISRIEYIHSKNFIHRDVKPDNFLMGLGKKGNLVYIIDFGLAKKYRDARTHQHIPYRENKNLTGTARYASINTHLGIEQSRRDDLESLGYVLMYFNLGSLPWQGLKAATKRQKYERISEKKMSTPIEVLCKGYPSEFSTYLNFCRSLRFDDKPDYSYLRQLFRNLFHRQGFSYDYVFDWNMLKFGASRTAEDGERERERREGKDGEERIGGGPRAARALPPGVNPPGGVDRIRNGPNAAASNPASRGVPQSGNRSPQAVSRAERERKVAMRLHRGAPANVSSSDLTAQMGQSRIATSQVSVPFEHLGK; translated from the exons ATGGAGTTGAGAGTGGGGAACAAGTACCGCCTTGGCAGAAAGATCGGGAGCGGCTCTTTTGGCGACATTTACCTGG GTGCCAACATCGCCACGGGTGAGGAGGTGGCCATTAAGCTGGAATGTGTGAAGACCAAACATCCGCAACTACACATCGAGAGCAAGTTCTACAAGATGATGCAGGGAGGGG TGGGCATCCCTACCATAAAGTGGTGTGGAGCAGAGGGGGACTACAACGTCATGGTCATGGAGCTGCTGGGACCCAGTCTGGAGGACCTGTTCAACTTCTGCTCCCGCAAGTTCAGCCTCAAGACTGTCCTACTGCTAGCTGACCAGATG ATCAGCCGTATTGAGTACATCCACTCTAAGAACTTCATCCACAGAGACGTGAAGCCGGACAACTTCCTGATGGGCCTGGGCAAGAAGGGCAACCTGGTGTACATTATCGACTTTGGCCTGGCCAAGAAGTACCGCGACGCCCGCACACACCAGCACATCCCCTACCGCGAGAACAAGAACCTGACCGGAACCGCACGCTACGCCTCCATCAACACACACCTGGGAATAG AGCAGTCTCGTCGTGACGACCTGGAGTCTCTAGGTTATGTCCTGATGTACTTCAACCTAGGCTCTCTGCCCTGGCAGGGCCTCAAAGCCGCCACCAAGAGGCAGAAGTACGAACGCATCAGCGAGAAGAAAATGTCCACCCCCATTGAGGTGCTGTGCAAGGGCTACCCCT CTGAGTTCTCCACATATCTGAACTTCTGCCGCTCTCTGCGGTTCGATGACAAGCCAGACTACTCATACCTAAGACAACTGTTCAGAAACCTGTTCCACAGACAGGGCTTTTCCTATGACTACGTGTTCGATTGGAACATGCTCAAGTTT GGGGCCAGCAGGACAGCTGAGgatggtgaaagagagagggagagaagagagggaaaagatggGGAAGAGAGGATTGGAGGGGGACCTCGGGCAGCTCGTGCCCTACCACCAGGAGTGAACCCACCAGGAGGGGTGGACAGGATCAGAAACGGCCCTAACGCTGCTGCCTCTAACCCTGCTTCCAGAGGAGTCCCTCAGTCAG ggaacCGGTCCCCACAGGCTGTATCCCGTGCAGAGCGCGAGAGGAAGGTGGCCATGAGACTTCACCGTGGCGCCCCCGCCAACGTCTCTTCCTCTGACCTCACTGCACAGATGGGCCAATCACGCATTGCCACATCACAG GTTAGTGTGCCATTTGAACACCTGGGGAAGTGA